ATTTAAATCTACCGTCTTTGGCGGCACACAATTCTTTAGCGCTTCAAGCCATACGCTTTTGGGCACCTGCGATCTTTTCGCCAACACCCCTATCAAAACCGTATTCACGGCCTTGGCACTTCCGCACTTCTGGGCCAATGACAATGCGTCCACCTGTATACAGTTAATACCGCGCTCTTTAAAAGAGTGAAATATATTATCAGGATAACGGGCAAATCCAAGGACTACAGGAGCTGGAAGGATCTTCTGGGTATTGACGATGGCCATGCCTTCTGGCTTCAGGTATTCTATCCACCTCATCGCTTCCAGTTGTTCAAATCCCAGTATTATGTCAGCCTGACCTCTTTCGATAAGAGGAGAAAGCACTTTATCACCGTACCTAACGTAGGTAACTACGCTACCACCTCTCTGGGACATGCCGTGGACCTCGGATACTTTTACATCATAGCCCATAATCTGGGCCATTTTCCCTATTATACGGCTGGCTAAAAGCGTACCCTGGCCTCCTACCCCCACTATCAATATACTCTCTACCTTGCTCATACATCATCACCAGCTTCCAAAATAGACTGCGCAGGGCATATATCAGCGCAAAAGCCACAACCGTTGCACAGCGCGGCATCAATTCTATAAAAACCCTGTTCCTTTTTTATAGCAGGGCATCCTATACCCAGGCACATCTCACACTCTATGCATATATTCTCATCAATAAAAAACGGCTGGTACGTACGCTTTTTATCCAACAATATACAGGGTTTCCTGCTTATTATAACAGAAGGTTCATCGCTACACACAGCCTTTCTAACGGCCTCTTCTACCTCATGAACCCTATAGGGATCTACAACCGCCACGTCGTTTACGCCTATAGCCTTTATCAGAGCTTCCAGATCCAGTTTATACGCAGGATCCTTTCTTATGGTAAAACCTGTAGCCGGATGATCCTGATGCCCTGTCATACCTGTGGTGGAGTTATCCAGTATAATCACCGTAGAGGCGCCCTTGTTGTACACAATATCTATTAGACCTGTTATGCCAGAGTGTATAAAAGTAGAATCACCTATCACAGCCACCACTTTTCTGGAAAAATCCCGGCCTAAAGCTTTTTCCATGCCGTGAGCCATGCCGATGCTGGCACCCATACACACGCACGTATCCATGGCGTTTAACGGCGGCAGCGCTCCCAGGGTATAACAGCCTATATCCCCTGTCACCACCAGTTTCAGTTTATTTAACACATAATAAACACCGCGATGAGGGCATCCAGGGCACAAAGCCGGTGGCCTTGCAGGTATTCCCTCATCAGCCTTAAAATACTGACGGCTATACGAACCTCTTATGGCTTTTTCTATAATCTCTGCGCTCAACTCGTACATCGGCGGGAATAGCTCTTTGCCCACTACCCTTATGCCCAATGCCTTTATTTCCGTTTCTAAAAATGCATCCAGTTCTTCTACCACGTATAAGTTTTTAACCCTGCCAGCGAACTCCCTTATCATTTTCTCAGGCAGGGGATACACCATGCCCAGCTTTAAAACCGACGCTTCAGGCACAGCTTCTTTCACGTAATGGTAGGAAATACCGCTGGTTATTATACCAGTTGTCAAATCATTCCACTCTATCCTGTTTACGCTTGACGCCTCGGCAAATTCTTTTAACTTTTTTATGCGCTCTAATACCAGTGGGCGGCGCTTTTTGGCCATAGCCGGCATCATAACGTACTTATCCATATCCTTTTTATAAGGCCTTATATGCTCTTCCCTGCATCCCAGCTCTACAAGACCTCGGGAATGGGCTGTCCTCGTAGTCATCCTGACAAAAACAGGGGTATCGTATTGTTCACTTAACTCAAAGGCCAGCTTTGTAAAGTCCTTCGCCTCCTGGCTATCCGATGGCTCCAGCATGGGCACAAACGACGCCCTGGCGTAGTTGCGGCTATCCTGCTCATTTTGCGAGCTGTGAAGCCCCGGGTCGTCAGCTACCAGGATTACCAACCCGCCATTTACCCCCGTGTACGAAACGGTGAAAAGGGGATCAGCCGCTACATTTAAACCCACGTGTTTCATTGACACAATAGCCCTTGCACCGGCAACAGATGCACCTATAGCCACTTCCAAAGCCACCTTTTCATTAGGCGACCACTCGCAATAAACCTCTTTGTACCTGGCGATGCTCTCTGTTACCTCTGTGCTAGGGGTGCCCGGATAAGCTGTGGCGACTTTCACCCCAGCTTCAAACGCCCCTCTGGCAACAGCTTCATTTCCCAGCAATAATTCTTTCAACGATCATCACCCCTCAGATCTATAACCCTTTTTGCCTTTCCTTCAAACCTCTTGAGAGTCCTAGGCTCTACCAGATTCACCTTTGCCTCTACCAGCAATGCCACCTTTAACCTGTGCCTTATGCTCTCCCTCAACATCTCCAGCTCCCTATACCTTTCCAGCAAAGATGGGTCCAATACTTCTACGTCTATCTCCAGCTCATCCATATAGCCATTCTTCCTCACGATGATCTGGTAATGGGGTCCTACTTCTGGTATGTTGAGTAAAACCTCTTCAATCTGAGACGGAAAGACGTTGACCCCACGGATTATGAGCATATCGTCAGTCCTGCCCCTAACCTTAGACATCCTGGCCATCGTTCGCCCGCACGCACATGGCTTAGGGCTTATGCTCGTAACATCCCTGGTCCTATAGCGAAGCACAGGCAATGCCTCCTTGGTAAGTGGGGTTATTACCAGCTCGCCGGTACACCCGTAGGGCAATGGCTCGCCGCTTTCGGGATCGATTATCTCGGCTATAAAATGGTCTTCTGCTATATGCATGCCGTCTTTGTAAACGCATTCTCCAGAAACCCCTGGACCCATGACCTCGCTTAAACCATAGTTTTCCGTGGCCAGGATACCCCACCGTTTTTCAAGCTCAGCCCTCATCTCCTCTGTAGAGCCTTCTGCGCCAAAAAGTCCAAGGCGCACAGGCAGCTCCTTAGGATTTATCCCCATGTTCTCCGCTACCTCCGCCATGTACAGTGCATAAGAAGGGGTGCTCACCAACACCGTTGAGCCAAAATCCCCCATCAGCTTTATCTGCCTTTCGGTGTTTCCGCTGGATACAGGCACCACCGTGGCTCCGATTCGCTCCAACCCATAATGCAAGCCAAAAGCCCCTGTAAAAAGGCCATAGCCAAAGGCTATCTGAGCCACATCTTCATCACTGGCTCCCGCTTCTACAGCTATCCTTGCTACCAGTTCAGCCCAGGTGTTCAGATCGTTTCTGGTATAGCCCACCACCGTAGGTTTACCGGTAGTACCCGAGGAAGCGTGTATCCTCACCACTTCTTTCATAGGAACGGCGAAAAGCCCGTAAGGGTAATTATCCCTGAGATCGTCCTTGGTTGTAAAGGGGAGTTTTACTATATCCTTTACACTTTTTATGTCCGCAGGCTTTATCCTCGCTTCTTCAAACCTTTTCCTGTAAAAAGGAACCCTGTCGTACACATATTTTACCAGCTGCCTCAACCGCTCTGACTGTAAATTCTCAATTTCCGATCTCGACAGCTTTTCATTATCAGACCATATCAAAGCAATGCCCCCTTAAAAGTATATGAGATTATATTATTCTACAAAACCTATAAAAAATCCTTTAAACACAAATTTTAACGTTTATCACATTTTTTTAATAAAAAAATAAAGAGCGTCAGTTGTAAAGAACGCTCTCTATCTCGCAGGGGTTTATCTCTAGTCGGAAAAACTTCCTATTTTCATCCACTAGAGCGAAAACTATTTTGCCGTCATAGGCCTTTTTATCGCTGGTCAGCTTGTTTAGCACATCTTCAAAGGGAAAAGGGTCAAAGACCGTGGGCAAGCCTGCCCTCTCGATTAGACTAACTATGCTGTTAAAAAACCCCTCTGATATCATTCCTCGCCTTAAAGCTATTTTAGAGGCGTACACCATGCCCACAGCCACCGCTTCCCCATGGGTGTACTTTTTATACCCCGTCAACGCTTCAAGGGCATGGCCCAGCGTATGGCCGAAATTCAATACAGCCCTCAGGCCGTGCTCGGTTTCGTCCTGACTCACGACCTGTGCTTTTATCTCGCACGAACGCCTCACAGCGTGCTTAAGGACATCCATATCCAATGAGAGCAATTTCTCCATGTTCAAGTCAAGCCATTTAAAAAACTCATCATCCCATATAATTCCGTATTTTATAACCTCGGCAAGACCCGTCTTTAACTCCCGCTGAGGCAGCGTCCTCAACGCCTTTACATCGATGAACACTGCCCTGGGCTGGTGAAAGGCGCCTACAATGTTTTTGGCTTCCGGGAGGTTTACAGCGACCTTTCCACCTACGCTGCTGTCCACCTGAGCCAGCAACGTCGTAGGTATCTGGATAAAATCTATACCCCTCATATAAGCAGAGGCTACAAACCCCGCTATATCCCCCACCACTCCCCCACCTAAGGCTACAATACATGAGCTCCTGTCCAATCCATAGCTCAACGCGTCCTGCAATAGCTTTTTAGCCATTTCCATAGTCTTGCTCTCTTCCCCTGCAGGGATCACTGAATAGGCCACCATGTACCCAGCTGCTTCCATGGAACGGCGCGCGCTTTCAAGGTAATGTCCTTTTACATTTTCATCGGTTACAATCATGATCTTCCTTGAGCTTACGCGCTTTAACAGCCTGTTGCCCACATCGCCTATATCGCAGAACTCTATTGGGTAACTCTTCGCACCTAGATCCACCACAAGATCCACGTTACCACCCCTCAATTCATGCCTCTTTTCTCGTTCCAATTTTTCTTATATTGTCATATTCATTCATGGAATAATAGCTTACGTCAAGGCCCTTTTGCATCTCCTCCAGGACATAACAGAACGCAGCTGCTGTGTCTAATGAAGTCATGCATGGCACACCGTACTGTAACGCCGCTCTCCTCAGCTTATACCCTGCTGTATGGGCATCTTTTCCTTTTGTAGGTATATTAATGACGAAGTCTATGGCATTGTCTTTGATCATATCGATAACCCTTTTAAGGCCATCTTCTGTTTTTATATCGATGCACTGAGCCACTATTCCGTTTTTCTGTAAAACCTTATGGGTATCTTTTGACGCCAGCACCCTGTAACCCATGGCAACAAGCCTGGGAACAAAATGCAAAGCATCTTTCTTAAAATTATCACAAAGGGAAATAAATACCCTCTTATGAACAGGAAAATCCATCCTAGCCCCTTTAAAAGCCTTGTAAAGGGCAGCCGCAAAATTAATGTCTATGCCTAAAGCCTCTCCTGTGGATTTCATCTCAGGACCCATGACCAGATCAGATCCAGCTAGCTTTTGGTGAGAAAAAACAGGCGCCTTCACAACCCAATAATCCGGTTCTGGCCACAACCCATCAGTATACCCCATCTCTTTCAACGTTTTTCCCAAAGCTACATTTACGGCCACCTTTACCATGGGAATACCGGTGACCTTGCTCAATATAGGAACAGTACGGGATGCCCTAGGGTTCACTTCTATCACAAAGACCCTGCCGCCCTTTAAGACATACTGGATATTTATCAGCCCTTTTACGTGTAACGCTTTGGATATCTTCCTTGTGTAGTCAATTATAAGCTTTTTCTCGTCTATAGTCAAAGTGCGGGGAGGATATACAGCGAAGCTATCTCCTGAATGCACGCCCGCTCTTTCGATATGTTCCATAATACCCGGTATCAACGTACACTCACCGTCGCATACAGCGTCGACCTCTACCTCTTTGCCTTCGATGTACTTGTCTATGAGCACCGGTAAATCCGGAGATACCTTTATGGCATTTTCCACATAGCTTACCAGCTCTTCTTTTCTGCGCACCACGTCCATAGACTGCCCTCCTATAACGTAGGAAGGCCTGACCAGCAGCGGATAACCCAACCTTTCAGCTACATCCAGCGCTTGTTCCACCGTCGTAGCATAATCCCCTTCTGATTGAGGGATATTAAGGCTCTTGAGAAATTTCGCAAATTTCTCCCTGTCCTCTGCAACGTCGATGTACTTCTGCTGCGTACCTAGAATGGCCACGCCGTGCTTAATAAGACCTTTAGCCAGGTTAATGGCGGTTTGGCCACCAAACTGCACCAAAACACCTATAGGCTTTTCTTTGTCCACAATGTTCATAACATCTTCAACGGTCAACGGTTCAAAATACAGCGCATCAGCCGTATCAAAATCAGTGCTCACGGTCTCAGGATTGTTGTTCACAATGATGGCCCTCATACCTGCTTCCTTTAAAGCCCATACAGCGTGAACCGAACAGTAGTCAAATTCTATGCCCTGCCCTATCCTAATAGGACCTGAGCCCAGCACCAGTACACAGGGCCTTTTTTCTTCCACTACGTCGTCTTGCTGTTCATAAGTAGAATAGTAATAAGGCGTAACGGACTCAAACTCCGCCGCACATGTATCCACCGTCTTATAGACAGGGACAATTCCGTACTCTATACGCTTTGCCCTCACATCCTCTTCGCTTACCCCGGCTAATTCTGCAATCATCCTGTCTGAAAAACCCAATTGCTTGCTGGCTTTAAGGACATCCCTTTGATGCCATTTCTCTGCTATGACCCTTTCGTGCTTTACGATGTTTTGTATTTTATCTAAAAACCACATGTCTATGCTGGTGATATCGTGTACCTCTTCCACCGTCCAACCGCGCCTTAAAGCTTCCGCTATATAGAACAGCCTCATGTCATTGGGCTTACGCAGCTTAGAAACTATCTCTTCATCAGACCAACTGTGGCTTTCTTTCACTTTAAGGCCGTACACTTTTATCTCCAGCGACCTTATGGCCTTCTGAAGAGAGGCTTCAAATGTCCTGTCTATGGCCATTACCTCACCGGTCGCCTTCATCTGAGTACCTATAGTTCTGTCAGCGGTATAGAATTTGTCAAAAGGCCAGCGCGGTATTTTGGTAACTACATAATCTAGAGCCGGT
The genomic region above belongs to Caldanaerobius polysaccharolyticus DSM 13641 and contains:
- a CDS encoding indolepyruvate oxidoreductase subunit beta, with the translated sequence MSKVESILIVGVGGQGTLLASRIIGKMAQIMGYDVKVSEVHGMSQRGGSVVTYVRYGDKVLSPLIERGQADIILGFEQLEAMRWIEYLKPEGMAIVNTQKILPAPVVLGFARYPDNIFHSFKERGINCIQVDALSLAQKCGSAKAVNTVLIGVLAKRSQVPKSVWLEALKNCVPPKTVDLNVKAFNMGYEE
- the iorA gene encoding indolepyruvate ferredoxin oxidoreductase subunit alpha, whose protein sequence is MKELLLGNEAVARGAFEAGVKVATAYPGTPSTEVTESIARYKEVYCEWSPNEKVALEVAIGASVAGARAIVSMKHVGLNVAADPLFTVSYTGVNGGLVILVADDPGLHSSQNEQDSRNYARASFVPMLEPSDSQEAKDFTKLAFELSEQYDTPVFVRMTTRTAHSRGLVELGCREEHIRPYKKDMDKYVMMPAMAKKRRPLVLERIKKLKEFAEASSVNRIEWNDLTTGIITSGISYHYVKEAVPEASVLKLGMVYPLPEKMIREFAGRVKNLYVVEELDAFLETEIKALGIRVVGKELFPPMYELSAEIIEKAIRGSYSRQYFKADEGIPARPPALCPGCPHRGVYYVLNKLKLVVTGDIGCYTLGALPPLNAMDTCVCMGASIGMAHGMEKALGRDFSRKVVAVIGDSTFIHSGITGLIDIVYNKGASTVIILDNSTTGMTGHQDHPATGFTIRKDPAYKLDLEALIKAIGVNDVAVVDPYRVHEVEEAVRKAVCSDEPSVIISRKPCILLDKKRTYQPFFIDENICIECEMCLGIGCPAIKKEQGFYRIDAALCNGCGFCADICPAQSILEAGDDV
- a CDS encoding phenylacetate--CoA ligase family protein, giving the protein MIWSDNEKLSRSEIENLQSERLRQLVKYVYDRVPFYRKRFEEARIKPADIKSVKDIVKLPFTTKDDLRDNYPYGLFAVPMKEVVRIHASSGTTGKPTVVGYTRNDLNTWAELVARIAVEAGASDEDVAQIAFGYGLFTGAFGLHYGLERIGATVVPVSSGNTERQIKLMGDFGSTVLVSTPSYALYMAEVAENMGINPKELPVRLGLFGAEGSTEEMRAELEKRWGILATENYGLSEVMGPGVSGECVYKDGMHIAEDHFIAEIIDPESGEPLPYGCTGELVITPLTKEALPVLRYRTRDVTSISPKPCACGRTMARMSKVRGRTDDMLIIRGVNVFPSQIEEVLLNIPEVGPHYQIIVRKNGYMDELEIDVEVLDPSLLERYRELEMLRESIRHRLKVALLVEAKVNLVEPRTLKRFEGKAKRVIDLRGDDR
- the aroB gene encoding 3-dehydroquinate synthase: MRGGNVDLVVDLGAKSYPIEFCDIGDVGNRLLKRVSSRKIMIVTDENVKGHYLESARRSMEAAGYMVAYSVIPAGEESKTMEMAKKLLQDALSYGLDRSSCIVALGGGVVGDIAGFVASAYMRGIDFIQIPTTLLAQVDSSVGGKVAVNLPEAKNIVGAFHQPRAVFIDVKALRTLPQRELKTGLAEVIKYGIIWDDEFFKWLDLNMEKLLSLDMDVLKHAVRRSCEIKAQVVSQDETEHGLRAVLNFGHTLGHALEALTGYKKYTHGEAVAVGMVYASKIALRRGMISEGFFNSIVSLIERAGLPTVFDPFPFEDVLNKLTSDKKAYDGKIVFALVDENRKFFRLEINPCEIESVLYN
- the carB gene encoding carbamoyl-phosphate synthase (glutamine-hydrolyzing) large subunit — encoded protein: MPVKDGINKVLVIGSGPIVIGQAAEFDYSGTQACKALREEGIKVVLVNNNPATIMTDENMANKVYIEPLDKDTLSRIIEKERPDGILPTLGGQTGLNLAVELQESGVLDKFGVRLLGTSVESIKRAEDRELFNKLMNDLNEPIAPGRIVHSVEEALEFGHEVGYPLIVRPAYTLGGTGGGIAQDEERLVEIVSVGLKLSMVHEVLIEKSLYGWKEIEYEVMRDSNDNCITICNMENLDPIGVHTGDSIVVAPSQTLSDVEYQMLRSASLKIIRALKIEGGCNIQFALNPHSFEYCVIEVNPRVSRSSALASKATGYPIARVAAKIAVGLTLDEITNPVTGKTTACFEPALDYVVTKIPRWPFDKFYTADRTIGTQMKATGEVMAIDRTFEASLQKAIRSLEIKVYGLKVKESHSWSDEEIVSKLRKPNDMRLFYIAEALRRGWTVEEVHDITSIDMWFLDKIQNIVKHERVIAEKWHQRDVLKASKQLGFSDRMIAELAGVSEEDVRAKRIEYGIVPVYKTVDTCAAEFESVTPYYYSTYEQQDDVVEEKRPCVLVLGSGPIRIGQGIEFDYCSVHAVWALKEAGMRAIIVNNNPETVSTDFDTADALYFEPLTVEDVMNIVDKEKPIGVLVQFGGQTAINLAKGLIKHGVAILGTQQKYIDVAEDREKFAKFLKSLNIPQSEGDYATTVEQALDVAERLGYPLLVRPSYVIGGQSMDVVRRKEELVSYVENAIKVSPDLPVLIDKYIEGKEVEVDAVCDGECTLIPGIMEHIERAGVHSGDSFAVYPPRTLTIDEKKLIIDYTRKISKALHVKGLINIQYVLKGGRVFVIEVNPRASRTVPILSKVTGIPMVKVAVNVALGKTLKEMGYTDGLWPEPDYWVVKAPVFSHQKLAGSDLVMGPEMKSTGEALGIDINFAAALYKAFKGARMDFPVHKRVFISLCDNFKKDALHFVPRLVAMGYRVLASKDTHKVLQKNGIVAQCIDIKTEDGLKRVIDMIKDNAIDFVINIPTKGKDAHTAGYKLRRAALQYGVPCMTSLDTAAAFCYVLEEMQKGLDVSYYSMNEYDNIRKIGTRKEA